In one Gopherus evgoodei ecotype Sinaloan lineage chromosome 1, rGopEvg1_v1.p, whole genome shotgun sequence genomic region, the following are encoded:
- the LAMP1 gene encoding lysosome-associated membrane glycoprotein 1, translating into MARVGGGRGLFLAARLLAFLQMSSSAFEVNDQSGKVCIIANLSASFSVEYHTKSGQQLRSHFWLAQNAEVLANKSSCGKENVSAPILAIGFGAGHLLQMSFTKTSKLYSVDELTFIYNLSDTTVFPNSTGGEKNVSQKTNIQADLDTRYRCFSTNRINMSVVTITLSNVTLQAYLVNHTLSGNETVCAADKTPTTPVATTPTSQTPTTSQAPTSPPQNPMTGKYNVTGTNGTCVLAHMGLQLNVTYLRKDGKTGLDVLNFVPVNTSFSGSCDHSSAFLSLTFGRTRLVFQFLLNASTEKFFLQGVNVTTALPSEAKETKIDVFNHSMSELRAKLGNSYKCNAEEKLWVTDHVFVNLFDVQVQVFKIDENKFGAVEECQLDENNMVIPIIVGAALAGLVLIVLIAYLIGRKRSHAGYQTI; encoded by the exons CGTTTTTGCAGATGTCCTCCTCAGCATTTGAAGTGAATGATCAGAGTGGTAAAGTCTGCATAATAGCTAATCTGTCAGCGTCCTTCTCAGTGGAATACCACACCAAGAGTGGTCAACAG CTGAGATCACATTTCTGGCTTGCACAAAATGCTGAAGTACTGGCAAACAAAAGCAGTTGTGGTAAAGAGAATGTATCGGCTCCTATACTGGCGATTGGATTTGGAGCAGGACATTTGTTACAAATGAGTTTCACAAAGACCTCAAAGCTGTACAGCGTTGATGAGCTAACGTTCATTTACAATTTGTCTGATACAACTGTGTTCCCCAACTCAACTGGAG GAGAAAAAAACGTTTCACAAAAAACTAATATTCAGGCAGACTTGGACACAAGATATAGATGTTTCAGTACCAACCGGATTAATATGTCAGTTGTGACCATAACTCTTAGCAATGTTACGCTCCAAGCATATCTTGTGAATCATACCTTAAGTGGAAATG AAACTGTGTGTGCTGCAGATAAGACACCCACTACTCCTGTAGCCACAACACCTACTAGCCAGACACCTACAACAAGCCAGGCACCAACCTCGCCTCCACAAAATCCAATGACTGGGAAATATAATGTGACTGGTACAAATGGAACCTGTGTACTTGCTCATATGGGTCTGCAGCTTAATGTCACGTATCTAAGAAAAGATGGAAAG ACTGGACTGGATGTGCTGAATTTTGTTCCAGTGAATACATCTTTCTCTGGGAGCTGTGACCATTCCTCTGCCTTTCTGAGCCTGACTTTTGGGAGAACCAGACTTGTATTCCAGTTTCTCCTG aatgcAAGTACTGAGAAGTTTTTCCTGCAAGGTGTCAATGTGACTACAGCTTTGCCTTCTGAAGCTAAAG AAACAAAGATTGACGTTTTTAATCACAGCATGAGCGAGCTGAGAGCTAAACTGGGGAACTCCTATAAGTGTAATGCAGAGGAGAAACTTTGGGTCACAGACCATGTCTTTGTCAACTTATTTGATGTTCAGGTCCAGGTTTTCAAGATCGATGAAAACAAATTTGGAGCAG TGGAAGAATGTCAACTGGATGAAAATAACATGGTGATCCCTATAATTGTTGGCGCAGCCCTTGCTGGACTTGTCCTGATTGTCTTGATTGCTTATTTGATTGGCAGAAAGAGAAGCCATGCTGGATATCAAACTATCTAA